The following proteins are co-located in the Microbacterium immunditiarum genome:
- a CDS encoding glutaredoxin family protein codes for MVTVTVYSTGPGCVRCRLTLRKLDETGIPYRVVDLSEDSNAPAHEYLTVDLGYSEAPVVIVDGEPDHHWCGFRPDLIDRLHKWATLSSGAS; via the coding sequence ATGGTCACGGTGACCGTGTACTCCACCGGACCGGGCTGCGTGCGCTGCCGGCTCACGCTCCGCAAGCTCGACGAAACCGGCATCCCCTACAGGGTCGTCGACCTCTCCGAGGACTCGAACGCTCCCGCCCACGAGTACCTCACGGTCGATCTCGGGTACTCCGAGGCGCCCGTCGTGATCGTTGACGGGGAACCTGACCACCACTGGTGCGGGTTCCGCCCCGACCTCATCGACCGCCTCCACAAGTGGGCAACTTTGTCATCCGGTGCATCATGA